Part of the Pirellulales bacterium genome, CCTTCTTCCCAGCGCCCCAACGTGGCCTTCACCTCCCGATGTTGATAATCCTTGGCTTTTTCCGCCACGCGCATCGTCAGGTTGCGCACGGGAATTTTTCGCCCCTGCGAGCCTGGAAGTTGGCCCACGCCGCCGCCAAGAAAAAAACATTCGACAAATTCCACTGGAATGCGGATCGGCGCCCCAGTGCGCAAATACACCAGCACTTGCCTATCGGCGTACGCTAATCGCGGCAATCTCAGTTGCGCGACAATTATTCCCAACATCATGAAACCGGCGGCCACCATGATCCATCCAACGATTCGCAGCCAAGCCCCGGTCTCGGTCGCCATCGCTAAAACCGGGATTAGACCTATCGCCATCAGCACAACAGGAAGTATCATGCCGAGCAATAATATGCGGAGGTTGGTTCGCAGCCAGATTTCCGTCATCGGTGCATCGCCAGTTATGATGATTGAATGGCCCGTGAATTCGCCACCGACTCCAACGTCGCCGTCTCCAACATCGAGCAATCAATTTAATCACACTCCCTTCGGCACGCCACTGCATGTCGTATAACCACGTTACCACCGATAAGCAGTTGGCGGCATTGTGTGAAGAATTGGCCCAGGCCGAGGTCATCGCGTTCGATACCGAATTCGTTTCCGAACACACGTACCGCTCGCAACTTTGCTTGGTGCAAATATGCACGCCGGCCGGTTTGAGTATCATCGATCCGTTAAAACTAAGCAGCCTCGACCAGTTTTGGGAAGTGCTGGCCCAGCCCAATCATCAAACCATTGTCCATGCCGGGCGAGAAGAGCTGGGCTTTTCGCTGCAGGCCGTGAGTCGCTGCCCGGCCAATTTGTTCGACGTGCAAATTGCCGCAGGGTTTGTCAGCGACGAATTTCCTTCCGGCTATGGCACTTTGCTTTCTCGGTTGCTGGGCGTGAACACAAAAAAGGGGGAAACCCGAACCGATTGGCGACGCCGTCCCTTGAGCACACAACAATTGGAATACGCCCTGGACGACGTGCGCTATCTCATTCCGCTGCGCGATAAGTTACAAACTCTGCTGGCAAAAGCCAACCGCACGCAGTGGTTCCTTGCCGAAATGCAGGCCTTCGAGCAGGAAGTGGTCGCCAGCCGCTCTCGAGAACGCTGGCGGCGGGTATCGGGCATTTCGGGCTTGCCACCCCGGT contains:
- a CDS encoding ribonuclease D, producing MSYNHVTTDKQLAALCEELAQAEVIAFDTEFVSEHTYRSQLCLVQICTPAGLSIIDPLKLSSLDQFWEVLAQPNHQTIVHAGREELGFSLQAVSRCPANLFDVQIAAGFVSDEFPSGYGTLLSRLLGVNTKKGETRTDWRRRPLSTQQLEYALDDVRYLIPLRDKLQTLLAKANRTQWFLAEMQAFEQEVVASRSRERWRRVSGISGLPPRSLAVARELWRWREGEAQRRDTPARFILRDDLLVELARRRTADMRQIRAVRGLERSELQRLLPKIAEHIQLALDLPQQDWPQSERREVPQQINVLGQFLSTALTSLCRSRELAPALVGMASDVRDLVAFRLGFVDGEPPALACGWRVEVVGTLIDDLLAGKLSIRITDPLSDHPLAFESPGHAVPTPQKKSP